A DNA window from Pirellulales bacterium contains the following coding sequences:
- a CDS encoding class II aldolase/adducin family protein, which translates to MVNLHRMKQEICEIGDRIYKRGFAAANDGNITYRVGENEVLCTPTMHCKGFLKPDDICLIDMKGNQLAGRKKRSSEALLHLEIMKARPDVKSVVHCHPPHATAFAVAREAIPQCVLPEVEVFLGDVPITKYETPGGKAFAETILPFVDRTNVIVLANHGTVSYGENVERAYWWTEILDSYCRILLLSKQIGRVEYLSHEKSQELLDLKKQWGFTDPRHEEGFKNCDICANDVFRSSWNDAGVKSGAFGAPDWNGSPAGSSPAPGGGGVDEDQLVRTITDRVLAALQAGV; encoded by the coding sequence ATGGTCAATCTTCATCGGATGAAGCAGGAAATCTGCGAGATCGGCGACCGCATATATAAGCGCGGGTTCGCAGCCGCCAACGACGGCAACATCACCTATCGCGTCGGCGAGAACGAAGTGCTGTGCACCCCCACGATGCACTGCAAGGGATTTCTCAAGCCGGACGACATTTGCCTGATCGACATGAAGGGCAACCAACTCGCGGGGCGCAAGAAACGGTCCAGCGAAGCCCTGTTGCACCTGGAGATCATGAAGGCTCGGCCCGACGTGAAGAGCGTCGTCCACTGCCACCCGCCCCACGCGACCGCGTTTGCGGTGGCTCGCGAGGCGATCCCGCAGTGCGTCCTACCCGAGGTCGAAGTGTTCCTCGGCGACGTGCCGATCACCAAGTACGAGACCCCTGGCGGCAAGGCGTTCGCCGAGACGATCCTGCCGTTCGTCGACCGGACGAACGTCATCGTGCTGGCCAACCACGGCACGGTCAGCTACGGCGAGAACGTCGAGCGGGCGTACTGGTGGACCGAGATCCTCGACTCCTACTGCCGGATTCTGCTCCTCTCGAAGCAAATCGGCCGGGTCGAGTACCTGAGCCACGAGAAGAGCCAAGAGCTGCTGGACCTTAAGAAACAGTGGGGCTTCACCGATCCCCGGCATGAGGAGGGGTTCAAGAACTGCGACATCTGTGCGAACGACGTCTTCCGCAGTTCGTGGAACGACGCAGGGGTGAAGTCGGGGGCGTTCGGCGCCCCGGACTGGAACGGCTCGCCTGCGGGCTCCTCCCCTGCCCCGGGCGGCGGCGGCGTCGACGAGGACCAACTCGTTCGTACGATCACCGACCGCGTGCTGGCCGCCTTGCAAGCCGGCGTGTGA
- a CDS encoding EutN/CcmL family microcompartment protein, translated as MRIGEIVGTVTLARQHPTLAGARLRLVAPLSLADLAAGGPGRGETLVAWDPHGGGEGDRVAVSEGAEAAQPFRPELKPIDAYCAAILDKVHLHAAGAAAIGD; from the coding sequence ATGCGAATCGGCGAAATCGTCGGCACAGTGACCCTGGCCCGGCAGCATCCTACGCTGGCTGGGGCGCGGCTGCGGCTGGTCGCCCCGCTCTCGCTGGCGGATCTCGCCGCGGGAGGCCCCGGCCGGGGCGAGACGCTTGTCGCCTGGGACCCCCACGGCGGCGGCGAGGGGGATCGCGTCGCCGTCAGCGAGGGCGCCGAAGCCGCACAACCGTTTCGACCCGAATTGAAACCGATCGACGCCTACTGCGCGGCGATCCTCGACAAAGTACATTTGCACGCCGCAGGCGCTGCGGCGATTGGCGACTAG
- a CDS encoding aldo/keto reductase: MTAAKSSRDEPVDSRPLGPDGPAIAPVALGCWPMSGVTTLDANREDSLATIRAALDAGINHLDTAYCYGRNGESDLLLGEALVGVRERVVIAGKGGIHFDEAGEYANDARPATLLAECETSLRRLRTDRVDLFYLHAPDGTTPVAESAGAIAELIAAGKARSAGASNCTLEQIQEFHSACPLAAVQLPYNMLQRDIEQRTLPWCREREIAVCVYWPLMKGLLAGALKKESDLAPDDNRRKYPMYQGEEWERNRRFVDRLEAIAQPAGRTVAQVVINWTICQEGVTAALCGAKRPWQIEETAGAMGWRLSSEQLAAIDEAIAERGAAAAKRVFT; the protein is encoded by the coding sequence ATGACCGCCGCTAAATCTTCCCGCGATGAACCTGTCGACTCGCGACCGCTTGGGCCCGACGGGCCGGCGATCGCGCCCGTAGCCCTGGGCTGCTGGCCGATGTCGGGGGTGACGACTCTCGACGCCAATCGCGAGGACAGTCTCGCGACGATCCGCGCCGCCCTCGACGCAGGGATCAACCACCTCGACACCGCCTACTGCTACGGCCGCAACGGCGAAAGCGATCTACTGCTGGGCGAGGCGCTCGTCGGGGTTCGCGAGCGGGTCGTCATCGCCGGCAAAGGGGGGATCCACTTCGACGAGGCCGGCGAATACGCCAACGACGCCCGTCCCGCGACGCTGTTGGCCGAATGCGAGACGAGCCTTCGCCGGCTGCGGACCGACCGGGTCGACCTGTTCTATTTGCACGCGCCCGATGGGACGACTCCGGTCGCCGAGTCGGCCGGAGCGATCGCCGAGTTGATCGCGGCCGGCAAGGCCCGCTCGGCGGGGGCTTCGAACTGCACGCTCGAACAGATCCAAGAATTCCACTCCGCGTGCCCGCTGGCCGCAGTGCAGTTGCCGTACAACATGCTGCAGCGCGACATCGAGCAACGGACTCTCCCCTGGTGTCGCGAGCGGGAGATCGCCGTGTGCGTCTACTGGCCGCTGATGAAAGGGCTGCTGGCCGGGGCGCTCAAGAAGGAGAGCGACCTGGCGCCCGACGACAATCGCCGCAAGTACCCGATGTACCAAGGGGAGGAATGGGAGCGGAACCGGCGATTCGTCGACCGCTTGGAAGCCATCGCCCAACCCGCGGGGCGGACCGTCGCGCAGGTGGTGATCAACTGGACGATCTGCCAGGAGGGCGTCACCGCCGCATTGTGCGGGGCAAAGCGGCCGTGGCAGATCGAGGAGACCGCCGGGGCCATGGGGTGGCGGCTCTCTTCCGAGCAACTCGCCGCGATCGACGAGGCCATCGCCGAACGAGGCGCGGCCGCCGCTAAGCGGGTGTTCACATGA
- a CDS encoding PIG-L family deacetylase — protein sequence MTASAVDQLDVIAVGAHPDDVEIGCGGTLARLVEQGYRVGIVDLTDGEPTPASSGPDQRLAEATRAAEALGIHKRVTLDLPNRRLFDSFEARIALATELRRYRPQLVLGLAEKTPLASPDHWQAMQITDAAVFYARLTKWDEHFAGLAPHRIGAQLYYTLAFYDLTPPAYAGHFVSDVSATLAKKLAAIRCYASQFPPEKQHIFSRVDSWARHLGEAAGFAAGELLASPRTLGTRNVMHTVFGEGADESPTASQQ from the coding sequence ATGACTGCTTCTGCTGTTGACCAACTCGACGTCATCGCCGTCGGCGCCCATCCCGACGACGTCGAGATCGGCTGCGGGGGGACCCTCGCCCGGCTGGTCGAGCAGGGCTATCGGGTGGGGATCGTCGACCTGACCGACGGAGAACCGACGCCTGCGTCGTCGGGGCCCGACCAGCGACTCGCCGAGGCGACCCGCGCGGCCGAGGCGCTTGGCATCCACAAGCGGGTGACGCTCGATCTGCCCAACCGACGGCTGTTTGACTCGTTCGAGGCCCGCATTGCTCTGGCGACCGAGCTGCGACGCTACCGCCCGCAACTGGTTCTGGGCTTGGCCGAGAAGACGCCGCTGGCGTCGCCCGACCACTGGCAGGCAATGCAGATCACCGACGCGGCGGTCTTCTACGCCCGGCTGACGAAGTGGGACGAGCACTTCGCGGGACTGGCGCCCCATCGAATCGGCGCCCAACTGTACTACACGCTGGCGTTCTACGATCTCACGCCCCCGGCGTACGCGGGGCACTTCGTGAGCGACGTGAGCGCGACGCTCGCCAAGAAGCTGGCCGCGATCCGCTGCTACGCAAGCCAGTTCCCGCCGGAGAAGCAGCACATCTTCAGCCGCGTCGACTCATGGGCTCGCCACCTGGGCGAAGCCGCCGGCTTCGCGGCCGGCGAACTGCTGGCGAGCCCCCGCACCCTGGGGACGCGCAACGTGATGCACACAGTGTTCGGCGAGGGCGCCGACGAGTCGCCGACGGCGAGCCAACAGTAA
- a CDS encoding pyroglutamyl-peptidase I — MARVLLTAFEPFGPWRTNASWLALEQVTRTLPASPQVTTRRYPVDFAQLRPRLERDLRENFDAAIMLGQASGRTAIELEAIGLNAAREAENGAEEARPLCADGPVAYRTELPIEGWAREMRSAGLPVHASYHAGTYLCNAALYTAHYLIERLALPTQAVFVHLPLDVSQTLDSPKPPASLPVEISAAAVQWLLAQFADPAYA; from the coding sequence ATGGCCCGCGTTCTGCTCACCGCGTTTGAACCCTTCGGCCCGTGGCGCACCAATGCGAGTTGGCTGGCGCTGGAGCAGGTGACCCGCACGCTTCCCGCGTCGCCGCAGGTGACGACGCGCCGCTACCCGGTCGACTTCGCCCAACTGCGGCCGCGGTTGGAACGGGATCTGCGCGAAAACTTCGACGCCGCGATCATGCTGGGGCAAGCCTCGGGGCGGACGGCGATCGAGCTCGAGGCGATCGGCCTGAACGCGGCCCGCGAGGCCGAGAACGGCGCCGAGGAAGCCCGGCCGTTGTGCGCCGACGGCCCGGTGGCGTACCGGACCGAGTTGCCGATCGAGGGCTGGGCCCGCGAGATGCGCTCCGCGGGGCTCCCCGTGCATGCCTCGTACCATGCCGGCACGTATCTGTGCAACGCGGCGCTCTACACGGCGCACTATCTCATCGAACGCTTGGCGCTCCCGACGCAAGCGGTGTTCGTTCACCTGCCGCTCGACGTGTCGCAAACGCTCGATTCGCCGAAGCCCCCGGCCTCGCTGCCGGTGGAGATCTCCGCCGCGGCGGTGCAGTGGCTGTTGGCGCAGTTCGCCGACCCGGCGTACGCGTAA
- a CDS encoding ABC transporter ATP-binding protein, with product MTAAIAAANRPMVSVQHFRMEYGDTVAVENLSLEIPRGEVFGLIGPNGAGKTTLIRVLATLLEPTYGDVRIDGVDVLADPLRVHPLIGYMSDFFSLYEQMRAWEYLDHFARCYGIGPDRREKLIDEALELVSLEVRRDATINTLSRGMRQRLCFAKSLLHEPQLLLLDEPASGLDPAGRVEFRELIKQLHAMGRTVVISSHILAEMTEFCTSIGILEQGKLLAAGSVGEILAQLSATLRLEVEALGDPARLAEWLAARPHVDGAMVAGQRVRCQWHAPREELPALHRAIVAEGFDVVSFAAEEDDLEDIYMRISGHRTA from the coding sequence ATGACCGCTGCAATCGCGGCCGCAAACCGCCCGATGGTCTCTGTGCAGCACTTCCGCATGGAGTACGGCGACACCGTGGCCGTCGAGAACCTGTCGCTGGAGATCCCCCGCGGCGAGGTGTTCGGCCTGATCGGCCCCAACGGCGCCGGCAAGACGACCCTCATCCGCGTGCTGGCCACGCTGCTGGAGCCGACCTATGGCGACGTGCGGATCGACGGCGTCGACGTGCTGGCCGACCCCTTGCGGGTCCATCCGCTGATCGGCTACATGTCGGACTTCTTCAGCCTGTACGAGCAAATGCGGGCCTGGGAGTATCTCGACCACTTCGCCCGCTGCTACGGCATCGGCCCCGATCGGCGGGAGAAGCTGATCGACGAGGCTCTGGAACTCGTCTCGCTGGAAGTCCGCCGCGACGCGACGATCAACACGCTGTCGCGGGGGATGCGGCAGCGGCTCTGCTTCGCCAAGAGCCTGCTCCACGAACCGCAGCTGTTGCTGCTGGACGAGCCCGCCTCGGGCCTCGACCCCGCGGGGCGCGTCGAGTTTCGCGAACTGATCAAGCAACTTCACGCCATGGGCCGCACAGTGGTGATCTCCAGCCACATCCTGGCCGAGATGACCGAGTTTTGCACGTCAATCGGCATCCTGGAACAAGGCAAGCTGCTGGCCGCAGGGTCGGTGGGGGAGATTCTCGCCCAGCTCTCGGCGACCCTGCGGTTGGAGGTCGAGGCCCTGGGCGATCCGGCGCGATTGGCCGAGTGGCTCGCAGCCCGCCCGCACGTCGACGGGGCGATGGTCGCCGGTCAGCGGGTTCGCTGCCAATGGCACGCCCCCCGCGAGGAGTTGCCGGCGCTTCACAGGGCGATCGTCGCCGAGGGGTTCGACGTGGTGTCGTTCGCCGCCGAGGAGGACGATCTCGAGGATATCTACATGCGGATCTCGGGGCATCGCACGGCATGA
- a CDS encoding EutN/CcmL family microcompartment protein gives MHYASVIGAATATLRHPSLDGCKLLVVQPLSADGRTPDGEPQVAVDRCGAGIGDAVVITSDGTYVREILGCDNTPVRWSVMALIDPPPS, from the coding sequence ATGCACTACGCCTCCGTCATCGGCGCCGCCACCGCCACGCTGCGGCATCCGTCGCTCGACGGCTGCAAGCTGCTGGTGGTTCAACCGCTGTCCGCCGACGGGCGGACCCCCGACGGCGAGCCGCAAGTGGCCGTCGATCGTTGCGGGGCGGGAATCGGCGACGCAGTCGTGATCACGAGCGACGGGACCTACGTCCGCGAGATCCTCGGCTGCGACAACACCCCGGTTCGCTGGAGCGTGATGGCCCTCATCGACCCGCCACCGAGCTGA